The window CAGACTTGCATCCGTTCTCCCAGAATTCCGGAATGGCCTCAGCTCCCACCGCGCGGCTGGTTTACGGCTAATGAAGCGACGTTTCTTGAACTGCGTGACCTCTGGAACAATGGCGATGGGGTTGTCACCGCCCAGATTGTGAACCTCGCGCGCAAGGCCTTTAAGGTTGGGACGCGGCGCTGAGACTTTCTGTTTCTTGGAGGGGCGAGgaccgccagcagcgccttcGGGGAGGTTGAGCACGTCGCGGACGTCGGAGGATGCCATTGTGTTATGGAGGAGATTATCGGGGTGTCGTTATGAGATGCGAGAAGCGATGGGGGAGAATTTATGCCGTCATCGCTCTATTGTCTCGAAAGCGGAAATCCAGAGAAAATAATGGTATCCAGTCGGAAAGAGAATATTTGGTTAAATGGGATGCAGGCGATCGTCGGGGTCGGATGTGCGCAATATTTGAAATTGAATGCAGCGATGATctaagaagaggagggaaaagtATAACAGGTTGAAAAAAGCAGTCAAAGCGCAAGGCTGATGGATTACAGTTGGATAGTTTAACCCAGTGGTTCTGGAAAAGCGCGTTTGGCGGCTTGTCGCAAGCACGTGACTCCGCTGGGCGCCCGCAGACCCCTGGATTCTTTGAACGTGGCAGCTTCCCGTGGAGGGACTGCTCGAGTCGAAAGTGACCGCCGTACAATCTCGAAGGGAGGCTTGACGGCAATTGCATCCATCTTTTTCCCTCCGCAACAAGGCGACAGGGCTTCAATTGCAATTCCCTCGCAGAGGACTAcatctttttgcctctgtcTAATAGAGCGAAAGACCTGGGAGCAAAGGAGAATCCGGTGGCCCAATTGTACCTGCATAGCAACAGAGCTCCCCTCTGCACGAACGCCAACATGAGGTCCCTGTTTTCTTTCGCAACCTTCGTGGCTGCGGCGCAAGCCCTGTACTTCTACGTCGATGGAGGCACTCCCAAGTGTTTCTACGAAGAGCTCCCCAAGGACACCCTCGTCGTGGGCCACTACTCCGCCGAGGAGTGGGATGACAGAGCGAaccagtggcagcagcaccaggGCATCAGCATCTACATCACTGTCGAGGTATGTGCGCACGCAAGGCCAATTTCGTTTTGCCACCTTTATAAAACGAGGCAATAAAAGATGCTTTGTTTACCTGCGATGTGTCAATGTCACCGGCTAACGCAACGAACCATGTAGGAAATCTTCGATAACAACCACCGTGTCGTCTCCCAGCGAGGCACCTCCTCCGGCCGCTTCACCTTCTCTGCCGCCGACGCTGGCGACCACAAGATCTGTTTCATGCCCTCATCCAGCAGCGGCCGCACAGGCTGGCTCTCCATGACAAACCCCAACGGCGGCATCAAGCTGCGCCTCGACATGGTAATTGGCGAGACCAGCCAGATTGAGAGCGACGACAAGGACAAGCTGCAGGATATTACTACTCGCGTCAAGGATCTCAATGCTAGATTAAACGACATTCGCAGGGAGCAAGTTTTCCAAAGAGTCAGTgatctcccccctttttttcatATCCATCCTATATACCTTTTTGACCGTAAACTAATCTGAACGTGCAATCTACAGGAGCGAGAGGCCGAATTCAGAGATCAGTCCGAGTCTACCAACGCCCGTGTTATTCGATGGATCATTATTcagctcgtcatcctcggcgCCACCTGCGCATGGCAACTGTCTCATCTACGCTCTTTCTTCATTAAGCAGAAGCTTACCTAAATGGATACAAAGGAGATACGAAGGagagctactactactacatagagcgaaaaagagaggaaaaattCTTTTGTCAAAACAATGTGGTGGAATTTGTGAAAAAGAGGATATTATACCAATACATCATTCCTGATTCAAGTATCGGGGAGCAGCTCAGTCATAGTGCATAGCCAAAGTATACGATGATGAAAAAAGGGTTGAAGTGGTCCAATCGACTTAATGTGGGATGCGAAAGT is drawn from Trichoderma asperellum chromosome 4, complete sequence and contains these coding sequences:
- a CDS encoding uncharacterized protein (TransMembrane:1 (n4-11c16/17o187-207i)~SECRETED:SignalP(1-16)); this encodes MRSLFSFATFVAAAQALYFYVDGGTPKCFYEELPKDTLVVGHYSAEEWDDRANQWQQHQGISIYITVEEIFDNNHRVVSQRGTSSGRFTFSAADAGDHKICFMPSSSSGRTGWLSMTNPNGGIKLRLDMVIGETSQIESDDKDKLQDITTRVKDLNARLNDIRREQVFQREREAEFRDQSESTNARVIRWIIIQLVILGATCAWQLSHLRSFFIKQKLT